Proteins from a genomic interval of Epinephelus fuscoguttatus linkage group LG16, E.fuscoguttatus.final_Chr_v1:
- the echs1 gene encoding enoyl-CoA hydratase, mitochondrial, with product MAFLCRSAASLLKSSRAAPALLSAARLYSSGGQYEYILVEKRGENKDVGFIQLNRPKALNALCDGLIKEVGSALDAFEEDSTIGAIVITGSDRAFAAGADIKEMQNRTFQECYGGNFLGHWNRVSTVKKPVIAAVNGFALGGGCELAMMCDIIYAGEKAQFGQPEILLGTIPGAGGTQRLTRAVGKSLAMEMVLTGDRITAQDAKQSGLVSKIYPVDQLVSEAVKCGEKIAANSKLVSAMAKEAVNAAFELTLAEGNRLEKRLFHCTFATNDRKEGMTAFVEKRKASFQDS from the exons ATGGCTTTCCTCTGCAGAAGTGCTGCTTCCCTCCTGAAGTCCTCCAGAGCAGCCCCGGCCCTGCTGTCCGCTGCCCGCCTCTACAGCTCAG GGGGTCAGTATGAGTATATCTTGGTGGAAAAGCGAGGTGAGAACAAAGATGTGGGTTTCATCCAGTTGAACCGACCCAAGGCTCTCAACGCTTTGTGTGACGGGCTTATCAAGGAGGTGGGATCAGCCCTGGATGCCTTTGAGGAAGACAGCACCATAGGCGCTATCGTCATCACAGGCAGCGACAGAGCCTTTGCTG CGGGAGCAGACATTAAAGAGATGCAGAATCGAACTTTCCAGGAGTGTTACGGGGGAAACTTCCTGGGTCACTGGAACAGAGTGTCCACAGTGAAGAAGCCTGTGATTGCAGCTGTCAATGGATTCgct CTGGGTGGAGGCTGTGAGCTGGCAATGATGTGTGACATCATCTACGCCGGAGAGAAGGCACAGTTCGGCCAGCCTGAGATCCTGCTGGGGACCATTCCTG GGGCGGGTGGCACCCAGCGCCTGACCCGTGCGGTGGGCAAATCCCTGGCGATGGAGATGGTACTTACAGGAGACAGAATAACTGCGCAAGACGCCAAGCAGTCAG gtTTGGTGAGTAAAATTTATCCGGTGGACCAGCTGGTGTCTGAAGCTGTTAAATGTGGGGAGAAAATTGCTGCCAACTCCAAACTGGTCTCTGCTATGGCTAAAGAGGCTGTTAACGCAG cctttgaGCTGACGTTGGCTGAGGGTAATCGTTTGGAAAAGCGCTTATTCCACTGTACCTTTGCAACA aatgatCGTAAAGAAGGCATGACAGCATTTGTGGAGAAGAGAAAAGCCAGTTTCCAGGACAGTTAA
- the fuom gene encoding fucose mutarotase — protein sequence MVVLRGIPSVISPELLYALAKMGHGDELVLADANFPASSICACGPKEIRADGLGIPQLLEAILKLLPLDTYVPSPAAVMDLVDSDKQRCLPVPVWDTYTQLLGQAGSQAPLEKVERFAFYERAKKAYAVVATGETALYGNLILKKGVIPAELLQ from the exons ATGGTCGTGCTGAGAGGAATCCCCTCTGTTATTTCACCTGAGCTGCTGTATGCTCTGGCTAAAATGGGCCACGGGGATGAACTGG ttctTGCTGATGCAAACTTTCCAGCATCTTCCATTTGTGCTTGTGGTCCTAAAGAGATAAGAGCTGATG GTTTGGGAATCCCACAGCTTTTGGAGGCCATTTTGAAGCTGTTGCCCTTGGATACCTACGTCCCTTCTCCG GCTGCAGTCATGGATCTGGTGGACAGTGACAAACAGAGGTGTTTACCTGTACCTGTGTGGGACACCTACACACAGCTCCTGGGTCAGGCTGGGTCTCAG GCTCCTCTTGAAAAGGTGGAGAGGTTTGCTTTCTATGAACGTGCCAAGAAAGCCTACGCTGTTGTGGCAACAGG GGAAACAGCTCTGTATGGTAACCTGATACTGAAGAAGGGGGTCATTCCTGCTGAGCTGctacaatga